A genome region from Methanobacterium subterraneum includes the following:
- the larC gene encoding nickel pincer cofactor biosynthesis protein LarC2 yields MLLMITVDDLPTEGLPYVIERTMERGAKNIHVLNGITKKGRVEYIFLVEVTEKKLEDISAFLALELGTLGMKIFHTDHIMLPFEIITRKVTVETNTNQFEAEVRVKYLKNDDEQIISLKAEYEDIKKIALNLESKGIQISLSKLKTIIEAEAYKKALSEENIKISVN; encoded by the coding sequence ATGCTGCTGATGATTACCGTAGACGATCTGCCCACCGAAGGCTTGCCCTATGTCATTGAACGCACCATGGAAAGAGGAGCTAAAAATATACACGTCCTAAACGGAATTACCAAAAAAGGACGTGTAGAATATATTTTTTTAGTAGAAGTAACTGAAAAAAAATTAGAAGACATTTCAGCATTCCTTGCACTGGAACTAGGAACACTAGGGATGAAAATCTTCCACACTGATCATATAATGCTCCCGTTCGAAATAATTACCAGGAAAGTAACAGTTGAAACAAACACGAACCAGTTTGAAGCAGAAGTACGGGTTAAATACCTAAAAAATGATGATGAACAGATCATATCCTTGAAAGCAGAATATGAGGACATTAAAAAAATAGCATTGAACTTGGAATCCAAGGGAATACAAATTTCACTATCTAAGTTAAAAACTATAATCGAAGCAGAAGCTTATAAAAAAGCACTATCTGAAGAAAATATAAAAATAAGTGTTAATTGA